The DNA region GACCAGTGGTGGGGTCCAGGACATCGTTGGGCAGGGCGATCACTTTGCGTCGAGTGCCGTCGTCGGGGAGTTCGACTTTCTGGCTCAGCGTCTGCACGTACTCACCGGACTCGGCCACCGTAGTGCCGCCCAGTCCTTTAATGAGAACTCCGCCGCGTGGCATGGCGCGGGTTTCGTGGTGCGCTTCCCAGTTGGGCGCTTGCCCTACCGGCGTCCAGGTGTAGTGAATATTGACCAGTTCGATGCCGGGCTGCGTATCGACATACGAGCGTTTAATGTAGAAGGACATGGTGATATCTCCTTTACTATTTGTTCAGATTGATTGGTGATTACTCGAGGAAGCCGCAGGTTGTCGAGGATTTTGCTCCCGACAGTCCGTGCAGAGACTGAGGTGTCGTAACGTTTCCCAGGAAAAACGACTGGACTGTCCATCTCCCCAGGCAACCACCACCCCTCGTTGATCCCATACCACGAGTCCTTCACGTTTCTGTTCGTTCTGGAGAGCCATCTTTTCCGCCATACTTTCCTCCTTGGACAGCAAAGATACGGGTTGACCTAAGAAGACAAATTTCTTTCGGCTAGCAAGGTCTCAAGCAGCGGAAAGAGCTGAGAGTCGAAATCGGCCTTGCTGATAAAATGATCCGCTCCCGCCACCTTGGCGGCAGTGCGATAGTGAGTCAGATCGTACGAGGTCAAGATCACCACCTGCGGGGCATTGGGCTGTGCCTTAATCAGGCGTGTCGCTTCCATGCCATTCATGCCGGGCATGGCCACATCCATGAGCACGAGGTCGGGGTGTTTCTGCGTCGTTAATTCTAGACCTTCCTGGCCCGACAAGGCGCTCCCGACCACCTCGATCCGCGCGTCTTCCGCGAGGGCATGGCAAGCGGCGGCGAGAAACGTCCGACTGTCATCGACCAGGAGGATGCGAAAGGGGGTGGAGTGAACCGTTGTCATCACGGTCATTTGTAACCGACCCAAGTCAAAGACGCGAGAGCAAAAACCCCGCGAAAACAGGGAGGGATTCCCCTTAAAGTTGAGGTAGGGAAAACCCTTAGTGGGGAGAGGAAAGGCTTGAAGGCAAAAGGCTGTAGTAGGCTGTGGCCAGCCCGCCCGGCGATCAATCGCCGGGCTACAGGGCCGCGCCCCCTGAAGGGGGCTAAAAGCCGGCTTGAGCCGGCGTTGCTACGTAGCCCGGACACTTCATGTCCGGGCGGTATGTCAAGGTCGTGCTCTTCTCATACCCAGGCTCTGCCTGGGCGTGCAGAGTGAATGAGGCTCAGCCTCTCATCTCTTTTCGTGCCCAGGCAGAGCCTGGGCACGAGGGCATGAATTCGCCGCTACTTTTCCATCGAGACCAGACCGATGCGGATGGCGTACCGGACCAGTCCGGCAACATCGTGGATGTCGAGCTGGTTCATCAGACGGGCGCGGTGCGCTTCGATGGTTTTCTCGCTGCGGTGTAAGAGCGCGGCGATCTGTTTGGTGGTATGGCCCTCGGCAATCAGTTGCAAGATCTCTCGCTGGCGCGAGGTTAAGGCCTCGTCTTGCCTCGCCGGAGTTTGATCACCGCGAGTGTCGCCGTCCCCACGGCGTCGATAGCCGGCAACGAGGTGTTGCGACGCTGCCTGACTCAAGTAGGTGTCGCCGCGCGCGACCGTCTTGACGGCTTGTTCTAGCTCGGTCGCCGCCGCATCTTTCAGCAAATACCCGGCGGCACCGGCGCGTAGAGCCTGGGTCACGTATTGCTCGCTAATGTGCATGGACAAGACGATGACCCGCACCTCCGGATATTCTTGCGACACTTGTGCGGTGGCTTCGAGACCATTGAGTCCCGCCATCGAGATATCCATGAGCGCGATATCGGGTTTGAGTTTTTTAACGAGTTGGACAGCTTCTCGTCCATCGTTCGCTTCCCCGACGACCTCAACCCCCGCGATATGTTCGAGCAACATGCGCAACCCCGCGCGAAACAGGGCATGGTCATCCGCCAGGAGCACGCGAATCGCCGTGGTTTTCATGGTTCCCTCACCGTAATGAACGACCTACTCTTCGCTGTGTTTCCCTCTTCCGCAATAGGCGAGGGAATCAGCGAGCGGGGATTGGCTGCTTGTTCATACCATTGACCGCCGCCAAGGAAAAGCGGACGCGAATCTTCGTACCTTGAGCAGGAGCGGAGGTCGTTTCCAGGCTACCGCCAATAAGTTCGACGCGCTCGCGCATGCCCAACAAGCCAAAACTCGCGCCGCGCGCCGCGCGCTCTCGTGCGCTGGGGACATCGAATCCAACGCCGTCGTCGCGCACCCGCAAATGCAGCTCGGTTTCGCTCCGTTCCACTTCGACCCACACCTGTTGCGCTTGGGCGTGCCGAGCAACGTTCGTCAACGCCTCCTGCACCACGCGGAAGCAGACGGTTTCGAGCGCCGGGTCCACACGGAGGTCGTGCGGGGTTGCGGTAAAATGGCCAACGAAACCCACCCGCTGCGCCTGGCGATCGACATACCACTCCAATGCGGCGACCAACCCCAAGTCATCGAGCAGAGAGGGACGCAAGTCGAGCGAGAGATTCCGCACTTGCTGGAGCGCATGGTCCACGATGCCGATGCTTTCCTGTAACCGCTGGCCGCTGTTTTGCGGAAACCGTTGCGCCGTTTGCAGGTTGATTTTGAGCGCCTGCAGCGCTTGGCCCAGTTCATCATGCAACTCGCGGGCAATGGCGCGTCGCTCACTTTCCTGGGCGTCAAGCAGTTGGCGGGACAAACGCTTCAACTCGGCTTCCCCACGTTCACGCTCGACCTCGCGATGGTCAAGCGCTTCCGCCATGTCGTCAAACGCCACCACTAACTGGTCGAGTTCTCCTAACCCCTCGGGCAGCCCGGACCGGGCGGTGAGATCTCCGGCGCGCAACTGCTGCGTCGCGCGCAGCAGCGCATGCACCGGACGGAGGACGATCCAGTCGCTCCCTACCCACGCCACGGCGAAGATGAGGAGGAGCATCACTCCTAAAACGTTTAAGTTGCGTACTAAACGTTGGTGCGCGGCGGCAAACGCCACCTCCGTGGGAATACCGATGCTGACGTACATCACCACGTCAGCCGCTTCCCGGACTTGCGTGAACGCGTACAGGTGCTCGACGCTATCTATCCCGGGGATTTTGGCCGTTCCTTCGCCTTGGGTCAGGATTGCCTTGATGAGTGGTGCCTGCGGCAGCGTCTGCCCGAGCCAACCTTGCGGGTCGGGATACCGCGCGACGATCGTGCCATTACGGTCCACCGCAGTGAGGGTAGAACCCTGGGGCAAACGGCTGTGCGCCACCAATTGATTGAGGCGAGCAAGAGTCACGGAGAGGGACACCACCGCTCGCAGTTGGTTGGCCTCGTCCAGCACCGGATAGCCAAGGACCAAGATGAAATCCTTTGAGAGAACGCTTTGCTGGAATTCCCCGACGGTAAAGTCGCGATTTTGTACGATCCGCTGAAACCAGGCAAAGTGGGCGACATTGACCGGATGCGGCAGGGGAGCCGCGCTGCAAAATACGTCGCCATTCGGCCATTGTGCTCCAAGATTGGCGTAGGCAGGATAATGTGTGAGCAGATTAGCAAAGAGCGTCGTGCACGCTACGGTATCGCCGTCGCGTACGGCTGGGAGTTGAGACAACGCGATCAGGAACTGATGAGCGCCTAAGATCAGCTGGGCTTGCTCGTCCGCAGCGAGTTGAGCGAGACGCAGCGCATCTTCTTGCGCCTGCACGGCGGCGAGTTTGCGTTGTTCGAGATCTGAGTACACGATGAACCCAAGCGCTGGGAGCACGGCAAGGACAATAAGCAAGAATAACCGAGCGTGCAGGCTCGTAAAAAAGGCAGCTTTCATGGCGTACCCTTACAACTTGCAGGACCTTGAGGTCAAGAGGAATTACAGGGAAGATTGCTTGCGAGGAACTTCCGTGGTAGGCAAGGCTGGCAGAAATGAAGTTCAAGGCCGGGCACAGGGAGGATCACCCAATGTCGCTCTCATTCTATATGAAGAAGACGTACGTCGATAACGAGCCAGGGATCGAGCTGGTGAACCTGCACTACACGTGGACCCCGCTTGGCGAGCGGCCGAACTGGGAAGCGCATCGTGAAACACGCGCGATGCCACGCGGCGGCGTTCTCGTTCGTGGCATGGGTGGCACGACGCTCGATGATGCTGGAGAGCTAATACAGACCGCCAGCGAGCGCGTCGAACTGCCGGATGACGGCAGTCGTCGCAAAGTCATCCGCCTGCCCAACTCGATTCCCGATCCGTCCGCCCCTGGCGGCTATAGCGAACACTACGCACTCCATCACTACTTCGAAATCTTCCGCCATGGCAAGCGTGAGCAAAGTCCGCTGTACACTGAAGAAATCGTCGACAAGGAGGTCGAGTTTCTCGACTTTAACGGCACCCTGGGCGGCATGTGCATTTTCTGGAGCGTCTACGATTGGGACGCCCCCCAATACCAGCCGACAGAGGAGCATCATTTCGTCGAGACATTTGGTGAGGACAGCCCCTACCGCTCCTATAAATTTTACGGGGCCGAGGACAAAGAAACCTTTTCGCGTACTCGCTCCGAGATGCTCCAATCCTTACCGATGCCGCGCCGGTTCATCGGCAAGATCCGCGGTCCGAAGGGAGCCCAAGTGCATCAGAATTGGCATGTCGGCGGCATGTGGACGCCGAACCGTGCCGAGCGCTGGGAAGACTATTGGGGGCAGGTTGTCCATACTTTATGAAGCTAAATCGAACCACACGAGATTGGCACACTTGTGTGTCACCCTGAGCGAAGCGAAGGGTCTCAATCGGCAGATTCTTCGCTGCGCTCAGAATGACAGTTCTGGACGGTTACATTATAAAGTGTATGAATGTTCTGTGGTCTGACTTAGGAGATACGCCATGAACGCAGAGGAAAAAATCGAGGGCGCCTCGACCGGGACGCTAGCGCCCTCGCTCATGGAAGTGCTCGATACGCATGCCCTCATGGAAACCCAGGTAGGGGAGATTTACATCAATTTTGCCGCGACCTTTGGGCACAATCCGGACCTCCGCGCGTTGTGGAGCGCCATGGCGTTGGAGGAAGGCGGCCACGCGGCCCTACTCCGCGCGGTGAAGAAAGGATTGTTCGCTGGAGTATTTCAAGCGCAGTCCTTTTTGTTGCCAGAGGAAGTCATCAATACCTTGGTGGTTCATGTGTCAGACTATCACCGGCAGGCGCAGGGACAGGTATCGTTGGATGAAGCCCTGCGGATTACCTGGGAGCTGGAATGCTCGGAGTTGGATTTCATGCGCGAATTGTTAGTCTCGTCGAGCAATATCGCGGACCTCGGCTTTCCCACGAACCTGGAAAGTCGGGACAAACATGTCAGTCGGCTGAGAGAGCTGATTCAGCAGTACGCGACCGATGAAGGGCTTCGGCGCGAAGTCAAATTTCTATCGGCGGAACGGTTCTCTGGGTAGCCGCGCGCAAGGATACACAAGGCGATGGAAACGAAACGTGAAGAGGCGGCGCCGACGTTCCCGACGTGGCGGCGCCGATTAGAGGAAGCGCCGGAGGAGAAGCGAAAAGAAGAAG from Deltaproteobacteria bacterium includes:
- a CDS encoding DUF971 domain-containing protein, with translation MAEKMALQNEQKREGLVVWDQRGVVVAWGDGQSSRFSWETLRHLSLCTDCREQNPRQPAASSSNHQSI
- a CDS encoding response regulator, which translates into the protein MTTVHSTPFRILLVDDSRTFLAAACHALAEDARIEVVGSALSGQEGLELTTQKHPDLVLMDVAMPGMNGMEATRLIKAQPNAPQVVILTSYDLTHYRTAAKVAGADHFISKADFDSQLFPLLETLLAERNLSS
- a CDS encoding response regulator transcription factor; translated protein: MKTTAIRVLLADDHALFRAGLRMLLEHIAGVEVVGEANDGREAVQLVKKLKPDIALMDISMAGLNGLEATAQVSQEYPEVRVIVLSMHISEQYVTQALRAGAAGYLLKDAAATELEQAVKTVARGDTYLSQAASQHLVAGYRRRGDGDTRGDQTPARQDEALTSRQREILQLIAEGHTTKQIAALLHRSEKTIEAHRARLMNQLDIHDVAGLVRYAIRIGLVSMEK
- a CDS encoding HAMP domain-containing protein, which produces MKAAFFTSLHARLFLLIVLAVLPALGFIVYSDLEQRKLAAVQAQEDALRLAQLAADEQAQLILGAHQFLIALSQLPAVRDGDTVACTTLFANLLTHYPAYANLGAQWPNGDVFCSAAPLPHPVNVAHFAWFQRIVQNRDFTVGEFQQSVLSKDFILVLGYPVLDEANQLRAVVSLSVTLARLNQLVAHSRLPQGSTLTAVDRNGTIVARYPDPQGWLGQTLPQAPLIKAILTQGEGTAKIPGIDSVEHLYAFTQVREAADVVMYVSIGIPTEVAFAAAHQRLVRNLNVLGVMLLLIFAVAWVGSDWIVLRPVHALLRATQQLRAGDLTARSGLPEGLGELDQLVVAFDDMAEALDHREVERERGEAELKRLSRQLLDAQESERRAIARELHDELGQALQALKINLQTAQRFPQNSGQRLQESIGIVDHALQQVRNLSLDLRPSLLDDLGLVAALEWYVDRQAQRVGFVGHFTATPHDLRVDPALETVCFRVVQEALTNVARHAQAQQVWVEVERSETELHLRVRDDGVGFDVPSARERAARGASFGLLGMRERVELIGGSLETTSAPAQGTKIRVRFSLAAVNGMNKQPIPAR